The following DNA comes from Flavisolibacter ginsenosidimutans.
ACGAAGCACGTTTGGTTTCTGCGTGTTTTTTACGAAACCGGCAAAACCGAAGCCTACGTCACGTTTAAGATTTGGTTCTTTCAAAAGGTGCTTGGCTTTAACCGCCGCGTGTACTGGCCGGTGCATTACCGGAGTACCGTTAATCTTTTTGAAAACATTGTCATCGGCGTGGGCAGCGCACCGGGCTTGTCGCCAGGTTGTTACATTCAAGGCAGGGGAAGGGTCATCATTGGAAACTACGTGGGCATTGGTCCGAACGTAGGCATCATAAGTGGCGGACATCAACTGTTTGATTTCCGCGTGCCCACAAAAGGATACATCAAGATCGGCAATTATTCCTGGATCGGCATGAACAGCGTCATTCTCGAAAACGTGGA
Coding sequences within:
- a CDS encoding acyltransferase; protein product: MNVVRKGFFWMGVWRRTAAYYTWQFLTKHVWFLRVFYETGKTEAYVTFKIWFFQKVLGFNRRVYWPVHYRSTVNLFENIVIGVGSAPGLSPGCYIQGRGRVIIGNYVGIGPNVGIISGGHQLFDFRVPTKGYIKIGNYSWIGMNSVILENVELGDFTIVQAGSVVKKSFKQGYCVIGGNPAVLIKEFPPESHHLFERYKNEYEYIGYMRAHKFAEYRKRYLWF